One part of the Bacillus sp. FJAT-27916 genome encodes these proteins:
- the proB gene encoding glutamate 5-kinase encodes MSKKRIVLKIGSSSLTNTKGEIDEQKFMDHIMAIVALRKMGHEVVLVSSGAVAAGFRALGYPGRPVTLKGKQAAAAVGQSLLIQNYMQKLGKFNLTPAQILLTRNDFSMKDRYKNAYSTMEELLSRGIIPIINENDTVSVAELTFGDNDMLSALVSGLIHAEQLIILTDINGVYDSNPGKNKDAKRFDFIHEVTDSFLSFAEGSGTKVGTGGMLSKLLAARTANSLGVPVFIGSGQGENKLLDIIAGHGNGTYVGKDSLSPLKNTKQWIAFHSAVTGRIYVDEGAELALLKKGSSLLPAGIQHVAGTFEKGDVVEVHGNSGLLGKGEVLYPSYILERMMGKHSTELACGTNMSMEIIHRDQWVTIPKERKIINE; translated from the coding sequence ATGTCAAAAAAACGGATTGTATTGAAGATTGGCAGCAGCTCACTCACCAATACAAAAGGTGAAATAGATGAACAAAAATTCATGGATCATATTATGGCGATTGTCGCCTTGCGCAAGATGGGTCATGAGGTCGTTTTGGTATCCTCAGGAGCGGTAGCAGCAGGTTTCCGTGCACTCGGTTATCCTGGGAGGCCGGTGACGCTGAAAGGAAAGCAGGCAGCAGCGGCTGTCGGGCAAAGCCTGCTGATCCAGAACTATATGCAGAAGCTCGGGAAATTTAACCTTACGCCTGCCCAGATCCTTCTGACAAGAAACGATTTTTCCATGAAGGACCGCTATAAAAATGCCTATTCCACGATGGAGGAATTATTGAGCAGGGGGATTATTCCCATCATTAACGAAAATGATACTGTATCGGTTGCGGAGCTGACATTTGGGGATAATGATATGCTCTCTGCTCTTGTCAGCGGTCTGATTCATGCAGAACAGTTAATCATCTTAACGGATATTAACGGAGTATATGATTCCAATCCTGGCAAGAACAAGGATGCGAAGCGGTTCGACTTCATTCATGAGGTCACCGATTCATTTTTATCCTTTGCAGAGGGTTCAGGAACGAAGGTTGGAACTGGGGGTATGCTTTCTAAGCTGTTGGCGGCAAGGACTGCGAATTCCCTTGGGGTTCCAGTGTTTATTGGTTCAGGGCAGGGTGAGAATAAATTGCTCGACATTATTGCAGGACACGGAAACGGCACCTATGTCGGAAAGGATTCTTTAAGCCCGTTGAAGAATACGAAGCAATGGATTGCTTTCCACTCAGCCGTGACAGGAAGAATTTATGTTGATGAGGGAGCAGAGCTGGCTTTATTGAAAAAGGGAAGCAGTTTGCTGCCTGCAGGTATTCAACATGTAGCAGGTACTTTTGAAAAGGGGGATGTCGTAGAGGTTCATGGGAATTCAGGGCTCCTTGGGAAAGGGGAAGTGCTATACCCTTCTTACATTCTAGAAAGAATGATGGGGAAACACAGCACAGAGCTTGCTTGCGGAACGAATATGAGCATGGAAATCATCCATCGCGATCAATGGGTGACAATACCGAAAGAGAGGAAGATAATCAATGAGTGA
- a CDS encoding flotillin family protein, with protein sequence MTLIYIGIGIIAVLLLSFLGVFVTKYKTAGPDEALIVTGSFLGSKNVHIDESGNRIKIVRGGGTFVLPVFQQSEPLSLLSSKLEVSTPEVYTEQGVPVMADGVSIIKIGNTISEIATAAEQFLGKTKEDRELEAREVLEGHLRSILGSMTVEEIYKNREKFSQEVQRVASQDLAKMGLVIVSFTIKDVRDKNGYLESLGKPRIAQVKRDADIATAEADKETRIKRAEAAKEATKAELERATEIAEAEKVNQLKIAEFRREQDSAKAKADQAYDLETARSKQEVTEQQMQIKIVERQKQIELEEKEILRREKQYDSEVKKKADADRYAVEQAASAEKTKQLTEADANQYRIEAMAKADAERIRLDGLAKAEAQRAQGVSEAEIIRLKGVAEAEAKQKIAEAFEQFGQAAVMDMILKMLPEYAKEVAKPLSSIDKITIVDTGSGSGATSGANKVTGYATNLMATLQESLKASSGIDVKELLESFAGKNAVAAPRVNLEEELLKGDLPEVKGLD encoded by the coding sequence ATGACATTAATCTATATCGGTATAGGAATTATTGCTGTATTACTTTTAAGTTTTCTTGGCGTTTTCGTTACAAAATATAAGACGGCAGGGCCCGATGAAGCGCTGATTGTAACAGGCAGCTTCCTCGGCAGTAAAAATGTACATATTGATGAGTCAGGGAACCGAATCAAGATTGTACGCGGCGGCGGAACATTCGTGCTGCCTGTATTCCAGCAATCTGAGCCGCTCAGCCTATTATCAAGCAAGCTTGAGGTTTCCACTCCGGAAGTATATACCGAACAAGGCGTGCCGGTTATGGCTGATGGTGTCTCGATTATCAAAATCGGCAATACCATCTCAGAGATTGCCACAGCGGCTGAGCAATTCCTCGGCAAGACGAAAGAGGACAGGGAGCTCGAGGCAAGGGAAGTACTTGAAGGGCATCTGCGCTCTATCCTTGGTTCAATGACAGTAGAGGAGATTTACAAGAACCGAGAGAAATTTTCTCAGGAGGTTCAGCGTGTCGCCTCACAAGACTTGGCGAAAATGGGACTTGTGATTGTTTCCTTTACGATTAAGGATGTACGGGATAAGAATGGCTACTTAGAATCACTTGGTAAACCGCGTATCGCGCAAGTAAAGAGAGATGCAGATATTGCCACAGCTGAAGCGGACAAAGAAACACGGATTAAACGAGCAGAAGCGGCGAAGGAAGCAACAAAGGCCGAACTAGAAAGAGCAACAGAAATTGCGGAAGCAGAAAAGGTCAATCAATTGAAGATTGCGGAGTTCCGCCGCGAGCAGGACAGCGCGAAGGCAAAGGCCGATCAGGCGTATGATCTTGAAACAGCTCGCTCCAAGCAAGAGGTCACAGAGCAGCAAATGCAAATCAAAATCGTTGAACGTCAAAAGCAGATTGAGCTTGAGGAAAAGGAAATCCTGCGTCGTGAAAAGCAATATGATTCCGAAGTGAAGAAGAAAGCGGATGCGGACCGTTATGCTGTTGAGCAGGCAGCCTCCGCAGAAAAAACGAAGCAGCTGACTGAAGCGGACGCAAATCAATACCGGATTGAGGCGATGGCGAAAGCAGACGCTGAACGCATTCGTTTGGATGGATTGGCGAAGGCCGAAGCCCAAAGAGCACAAGGTGTCAGTGAAGCTGAAATTATCCGACTTAAAGGGGTTGCCGAGGCGGAAGCGAAACAGAAAATTGCCGAGGCCTTTGAACAATTCGGTCAGGCAGCCGTCATGGACATGATTTTGAAAATGCTTCCTGAATATGCGAAGGAAGTGGCAAAACCGCTCAGCAGTATTGACAAGATTACCATTGTTGACACAGGCAGCGGCAGCGGAGCAACAAGCGGTGCTAATAAGGTCACTGGCTATGCCACGAATTTAATGGCTACCCTCCAAGAATCTTTGAAAGCCTCCTCTGGTATTGATGTAAAGGAATTACTGGAAAGCTTTGCTGGCAAGAATGCGGTAGCAGCCCCTAGAGTTAATTTGGAAGAGGAGCTGTTAAAGGGAGATTTGCCTGAAGTGAAAGGATTGGACTGA
- a CDS encoding S8 family serine peptidase, translating into MKKLIAVMAAGMLTMSAAGGTYAAGFGKSSLDRSVQANLELPQKKTGQKHEEYLQEDTLIVKYSGKISHLYRAKDVSFKKDYSALGYSVIKFKKTSAAREALAKLSKAGNVQSVSPGVKFKLSSVKTDPKVSKQYFNKLLNLPAAQKLAGKNKVSVAVIDTGIDKNHPELKNKIKSSYNAINPINAPMADNHGTHVAGIIAGEKNNGVGGYGINPQSDLISIDVFNRDFFTTDYTVAEGILQAIKKKVKVINMSLGSYYSSPIMEAAVEKARKAGIVMVAAAGNEGGDYPQYPASYAGVISVGAVDKNKTLTEYSSYGVSTDLVAPGDNIYAPTYSLEKKSTFEALSGTSMATPMVTGTVSLLLSKYPSLNAAQVEYILKKTATDLGAKGFDAKYGYGMVNPVAALKFKKKDIPSLSVEAWNKDTILKKAKTFSGAKYTSKRVFTKPLDQHWVKKTVKKGETYQINLKESKVFDSQLYVNVYSKDGKKQKVKLINDVKEGKTEGYYFTAPYDGTLAIGVKDISGNYDVKGSKLSEYELSVKKTSPKADESTIDTPIAIGSLPYSTKNKGMYLLGKNGDDDFYQFTTGNKPEMIKLELAAQPGSDVSIQVFADYKDEEEEYEDGAETENGTEMDEEEGEFDGEDGSELILEINNGGIGESESDVLEADPNTTYTIQVSNRYESMSFDFFFIMFSDSGEYEGSSSLIQGTVPQNADPYEFKVTKISMPADEDGITNIFEFISEEEYETSPDDGLIIDVLDEMAKPYKLTNKQSGYLQSRGDTDWYRFTATKTGVYAFDFGKANHLAQAYQIGKYQDQDTGKKLRYLDMIGFNIDFLSSNLSNKMYLSLEKGETYYLNLTMDDWNGRYSEKPYSFTSKFLAAPSDKYENNNDISKIKKLPAMKFQGDFGKNFDEEFFYYQPKTSGAYTMTLDQSSPKTKGLPKQIKSPVDAYILIYEDKNKNKKLDYKEQESPNIIPFGMGSQYLDKNKTYFIHIAADYYYVPFSLIQYTFEMKLLNHKDEDAGSVIKKNVPSKPISMKNTSSGRWEKSGRINIYNQKKADEDWYKINFNKNFEGQILLEGGKELDGKIEVYQKGKKVAGSDRYGQNDTETLPIKLKKGTYYIKVTDAYGAASITPYTLKVKKTK; encoded by the coding sequence ATGAAGAAGCTAATCGCCGTTATGGCAGCTGGCATGTTAACGATGTCAGCTGCAGGGGGGACTTATGCGGCAGGTTTTGGGAAATCATCACTTGACCGGTCAGTCCAAGCAAATTTAGAATTGCCGCAGAAGAAAACGGGGCAAAAACATGAGGAGTATTTGCAGGAGGACACACTCATTGTTAAATACTCGGGAAAGATCAGTCACTTATACCGGGCAAAGGATGTCTCTTTTAAAAAGGATTATAGCGCGCTTGGCTACAGTGTCATTAAATTCAAAAAAACAAGTGCAGCACGTGAAGCTCTTGCCAAACTAAGCAAGGCTGGGAATGTGCAGTCTGTCAGTCCAGGAGTGAAATTCAAATTATCATCGGTCAAGACAGACCCAAAAGTGAGCAAGCAGTACTTCAACAAATTATTAAACCTGCCGGCTGCTCAGAAATTAGCCGGTAAGAATAAAGTATCTGTTGCAGTTATTGATACTGGGATAGATAAAAACCATCCTGAATTAAAGAACAAGATTAAATCAAGCTATAATGCCATCAATCCAATTAATGCGCCTATGGCTGATAACCATGGGACACATGTTGCAGGGATTATTGCAGGGGAGAAGAATAACGGGGTTGGGGGATACGGCATTAATCCACAGTCCGATCTTATTTCCATTGATGTCTTTAACCGTGATTTCTTTACGACGGATTATACGGTAGCTGAAGGAATCCTCCAAGCGATCAAAAAGAAAGTCAAGGTTATCAATATGAGTCTTGGTTCTTATTATAGCTCGCCAATCATGGAGGCCGCTGTAGAAAAGGCTCGGAAGGCTGGAATAGTCATGGTAGCGGCAGCAGGGAATGAAGGTGGGGATTATCCTCAATATCCGGCATCCTATGCAGGAGTTATTAGTGTTGGTGCTGTCGATAAGAATAAAACGTTGACCGAATACTCCTCTTATGGAGTTTCGACTGATTTAGTTGCACCTGGGGATAATATTTATGCTCCGACTTACTCACTCGAGAAGAAATCAACCTTTGAAGCATTGAGCGGAACATCTATGGCAACTCCAATGGTGACAGGAACAGTCTCACTTTTGTTATCAAAATATCCAAGCCTAAACGCTGCACAAGTCGAATATATTCTGAAGAAGACTGCCACAGATCTTGGCGCAAAAGGATTCGATGCCAAGTATGGGTATGGCATGGTCAACCCAGTAGCCGCATTGAAGTTTAAGAAAAAAGATATTCCTTCCCTTTCTGTTGAGGCATGGAATAAAGACACTATCCTGAAGAAGGCCAAAACCTTCAGCGGAGCAAAATACACGTCCAAACGGGTCTTTACAAAGCCATTAGATCAGCATTGGGTCAAGAAAACCGTTAAAAAAGGGGAAACCTATCAAATTAATCTAAAGGAATCAAAGGTTTTTGATTCCCAGCTGTATGTCAATGTTTATTCAAAGGATGGCAAAAAACAAAAGGTAAAGCTAATTAACGATGTAAAGGAAGGAAAGACAGAAGGCTATTATTTCACTGCTCCGTATGACGGGACACTGGCTATTGGGGTCAAGGATATCTCGGGCAACTATGATGTAAAAGGCAGCAAGCTGTCTGAGTATGAATTATCCGTTAAGAAAACAAGCCCTAAAGCGGATGAATCAACAATAGACACACCTATCGCAATTGGCAGCTTACCATACAGCACCAAAAATAAAGGTATGTATCTCCTCGGTAAAAACGGAGATGATGATTTCTACCAATTCACAACGGGGAATAAGCCTGAGATGATTAAGCTCGAGCTGGCTGCTCAGCCAGGAAGCGATGTCAGTATTCAAGTGTTTGCAGATTATAAAGATGAAGAAGAGGAATACGAGGACGGAGCAGAGACAGAAAACGGAACGGAAATGGATGAAGAGGAAGGCGAGTTTGATGGGGAGGATGGGAGCGAGCTCATTCTTGAAATCAATAACGGAGGCATTGGCGAAAGCGAATCAGATGTACTGGAAGCAGACCCGAATACAACCTACACAATTCAGGTATCCAATCGTTATGAATCAATGAGTTTTGATTTCTTTTTCATTATGTTCTCAGATTCTGGGGAGTATGAAGGATCCTCTTCTTTAATTCAAGGCACTGTTCCGCAAAATGCCGATCCATATGAGTTTAAGGTGACAAAGATTTCTATGCCGGCTGATGAAGATGGAATCACGAATATCTTTGAGTTCATTTCGGAGGAAGAATATGAGACTTCTCCTGATGATGGTCTCATAATTGATGTGCTTGATGAGATGGCAAAGCCATATAAACTGACAAACAAGCAATCAGGCTATCTCCAATCGAGGGGTGATACTGATTGGTATCGTTTCACTGCAACAAAGACAGGGGTCTATGCCTTTGATTTTGGCAAGGCTAATCATTTGGCACAGGCTTATCAAATCGGTAAATATCAGGATCAAGATACAGGTAAGAAACTGAGATATCTTGATATGATTGGATTTAACATTGATTTCCTATCTAGTAATCTCTCCAACAAGATGTATTTATCACTAGAGAAAGGTGAGACGTATTATTTAAATCTCACAATGGATGATTGGAACGGACGATACAGCGAAAAGCCGTACTCCTTTACATCCAAGTTCCTAGCGGCTCCTTCCGATAAATATGAGAATAATAATGACATTTCTAAAATCAAGAAGCTGCCGGCTATGAAATTCCAAGGCGATTTCGGCAAAAATTTTGATGAAGAATTCTTCTATTACCAGCCGAAAACATCAGGTGCTTATACGATGACACTTGACCAATCAAGTCCGAAAACAAAGGGACTCCCAAAACAAATTAAAAGTCCTGTTGATGCCTATATTTTGATTTACGAAGATAAAAATAAGAACAAAAAACTGGACTATAAAGAACAGGAATCCCCGAATATCATTCCATTTGGAATGGGGTCTCAATACCTTGATAAGAACAAGACGTATTTCATCCATATTGCAGCTGACTACTATTACGTGCCGTTTAGCTTAATCCAATATACATTTGAGATGAAGCTGTTAAATCATAAGGATGAGGATGCAGGTTCTGTGATCAAAAAGAATGTTCCATCCAAGCCAATAAGCATGAAAAACACATCCTCCGGCAGATGGGAAAAATCAGGACGAATCAATATTTACAACCAGAAGAAGGCAGATGAGGATTGGTATAAGATTAATTTCAACAAGAATTTCGAAGGACAGATTCTTTTAGAGGGCGGTAAGGAGCTTGATGGTAAGATTGAAGTCTATCAAAAGGGCAAAAAGGTAGCGGGCTCTGATCGCTATGGCCAAAATGATACGGAAACCCTGCCAATCAAACTGAAAAAAGGCACCTATTATATTAAAGTCACAGATGCCTATGGAGCTGCCTCCATCACTCCATACACCTTAAAGGTGAAGAAAACAAAGTAG
- a CDS encoding glutamate-5-semialdehyde dehydrogenase, whose translation MSEVREKGKIAKEASFALLNVTTEEKNEALRLVAEKLLSEKDYLIQENIRDLQAGKEAGLTESVLDRIMLNEKRIEDMSAAIQLLIEMKDPIGEVLETIKKENGLFIQKKAVPIGVIGMIYEARPNVTVDAATLALKTGNAVVLRGSSSAQYSNQALVKVIHEALSQSAITPLSIQLIEDTSRETAKELFTMNEYLDVLIPRGGKKLIETVVRESTVPVLETGAGNCHLFIDRTASFEMASRIAINAKTQRPSVCNAIESILIEKEWFSIHGAAFLKELHEHGVTIYGDEKVCQAFPPVKRAREEDWETEYLGLEISVKTVSDVKEAINHINRYGTKHSEAIISEDKQNTEIFMNLVDAAAVYHNASTRFTDGFEFGYGAEIGISTQKLHARGPMGLKALTSSKYYLYGEGQIRV comes from the coding sequence ATGAGTGAGGTAAGGGAGAAGGGGAAAATCGCCAAAGAAGCAAGCTTTGCCTTGCTTAATGTTACGACCGAAGAGAAAAATGAAGCCTTACGACTGGTTGCTGAAAAGCTATTGTCTGAAAAAGACTATTTGATTCAAGAAAATATCCGGGATCTGCAGGCAGGAAAAGAGGCTGGGTTAACAGAGTCGGTACTGGACCGGATTATGCTGAATGAAAAACGGATTGAAGATATGTCCGCTGCCATACAGCTGTTGATTGAAATGAAGGACCCAATCGGTGAGGTTCTAGAAACAATCAAAAAAGAAAATGGGCTTTTCATTCAAAAGAAGGCTGTCCCGATCGGTGTCATCGGAATGATTTATGAAGCCAGACCGAATGTAACCGTTGATGCGGCAACACTCGCCTTGAAGACAGGGAACGCCGTTGTGCTTCGCGGAAGCTCATCCGCACAGTATTCCAACCAAGCACTTGTCAAGGTCATTCACGAGGCATTATCCCAATCAGCCATCACGCCTCTTAGCATTCAGTTAATAGAGGACACAAGCCGGGAGACAGCGAAAGAGCTGTTCACCATGAATGAATACCTCGATGTTCTTATTCCGCGCGGGGGTAAAAAATTAATTGAAACGGTTGTAAGGGAATCAACCGTGCCTGTACTGGAAACAGGGGCGGGTAATTGTCATCTATTCATTGACCGCACAGCCTCATTTGAGATGGCCTCTCGTATTGCTATCAATGCCAAGACGCAAAGACCGAGCGTGTGTAATGCGATTGAATCCATCTTGATTGAGAAGGAATGGTTCTCAATCCACGGTGCGGCATTCCTAAAAGAGCTTCACGAGCATGGAGTCACCATCTATGGAGATGAAAAAGTGTGTCAGGCATTTCCTCCCGTAAAACGAGCCCGTGAAGAAGACTGGGAAACCGAGTACCTTGGCTTAGAGATAAGTGTTAAGACTGTTTCAGATGTGAAGGAAGCCATAAACCACATCAATCGGTATGGAACGAAGCATTCAGAAGCCATCATTAGTGAAGACAAACAAAATACTGAGATTTTCATGAATTTAGTCGACGCAGCAGCCGTCTACCATAATGCCTCAACCAGATTTACAGATGGATTTGAATTTGGCTACGGGGCTGAGATCGGCATCAGCACACAGAAGCTGCATGCACGTGGACCGATGGGATTAAAAGCTTTAACCTCAAGCAAATATTATCTATACGGAGAAGGTCAAATCCGAGTGTAA
- a CDS encoding NfeD family protein — protein sequence MVNTLQDFFLYGVIISTALTFILVLFNDLFDGLLLPPFLNPVLVLAFFSIFCGIGYLFIAFTSMSPLLATIFSAIISFMIVAFIHVFILVPVSTAQESLVITEEALKGRLGKVIISVPEDGFGEVLITSNSGSFSKPAVSFEKEPIPADAEVLIIDIQNGVLYVSPYENSNLG from the coding sequence ATGGTTAACACTTTGCAGGATTTTTTCTTATATGGCGTTATCATCAGTACGGCTTTGACCTTCATATTAGTCCTTTTTAATGATTTATTTGATGGACTTTTATTACCTCCATTTTTGAATCCTGTTCTGGTTCTCGCATTCTTTTCCATATTTTGTGGCATCGGTTACTTGTTTATTGCCTTTACTTCTATGTCACCTCTTCTTGCCACAATTTTTTCTGCCATTATCTCATTTATGATTGTTGCGTTTATTCATGTGTTTATTCTAGTTCCAGTCTCGACTGCACAAGAATCCTTGGTAATCACGGAGGAGGCTTTGAAGGGACGGCTTGGGAAAGTTATCATCTCCGTTCCAGAGGATGGATTCGGAGAAGTGCTCATCACGAGTAATAGCGGATCCTTTTCGAAGCCGGCTGTAAGCTTTGAGAAGGAACCCATTCCAGCTGATGCTGAGGTGCTGATCATTGATATACAAAATGGGGTTTTATATGTGAGCCCTTATGAAAATTCTAATTTAGGATAG
- a CDS encoding PspA/IM30 family protein — protein sequence MFEFFKRMKTIVNSELYALIEKAEDPIKMADQYLREMKAEIDEAERTTAKVMAEEKLAKRKVEDLKTLIEKRNTQALEALKEGKEELAKQAIQHKLDLGAELASMQNLQNQATQNVQLLQEKLREMSADYRELLIKRDSLKTRALAAKAQTAINRSLQTDTKSSSKEGFLRMEEKVLEYEALAEVSEELRNTQADIDREFKKMESDRLIEAELKALRDTLN from the coding sequence ATGTTTGAATTTTTTAAGCGAATGAAGACGATTGTTAATTCAGAGCTGTATGCCTTGATTGAGAAGGCTGAAGATCCAATCAAAATGGCCGACCAATATTTAAGGGAAATGAAAGCAGAGATTGATGAGGCGGAACGGACAACCGCTAAAGTCATGGCTGAAGAGAAATTGGCTAAGAGAAAGGTCGAGGATCTTAAGACATTGATTGAGAAACGAAATACCCAAGCATTAGAAGCACTGAAGGAGGGGAAAGAAGAGCTTGCTAAGCAGGCTATTCAGCATAAGCTTGATCTTGGGGCAGAGCTTGCTTCCATGCAGAATCTCCAAAACCAAGCAACCCAAAATGTCCAATTGCTTCAAGAAAAGCTTCGGGAAATGTCGGCTGATTACCGTGAACTGCTGATTAAGCGAGATTCCTTGAAAACAAGGGCACTAGCTGCAAAAGCGCAAACCGCGATCAATCGTTCACTACAGACTGACACAAAGTCCTCTTCAAAGGAAGGCTTCTTGCGAATGGAAGAAAAGGTTCTAGAATACGAGGCTCTTGCAGAGGTAAGTGAGGAACTGAGAAATACCCAAGCTGATATTGACCGTGAATTTAAAAAAATGGAATCTGACAGGTTGATAGAAGCAGAATTGAAGGCTTTGCGCGATACGCTGAATTAA
- a CDS encoding cyclically-permuted mutarotase family protein, translating into MKKFLVAVMAMMLMLVGLNEMKIDESSASGKAKSVKKIAWEHAGELEAQTGFEKNIGTAGMLSGSYKDYVITGGGANFPYESVLNGGVKQHYSDIYVLKKEKDKLTMVQHTNLDYEIGYGSSITTNEGVYYIGGSPDQERANDITLFTIDKNKKLKVKKIGDLPFTISDGIAVEKNGKLYIGLGKQNGTGSNKLYEYDVKTSKTKELAPMPGESVRNQSVAQLLNGDLYVFSGGGSVAYTDGYKYNIKTNSWSKVSSVTVGDKQLSLLGANSVKLNNDEMMVIGGFNKEVYDDATKNLTTLQGEELQAFREVYFTADPYEFNWNKDILIYNAKKNTWRSVGKVPFDAPCGEGLVLMGNMIYSINGEIKPGVRTNAIYSGTIAYK; encoded by the coding sequence ATGAAAAAATTTTTAGTAGCAGTGATGGCCATGATGCTTATGCTGGTTGGTTTAAACGAAATGAAGATAGACGAATCGAGCGCATCTGGAAAGGCAAAATCCGTGAAAAAAATAGCATGGGAGCATGCAGGAGAATTAGAGGCCCAAACAGGATTTGAAAAAAATATAGGGACAGCAGGGATGTTATCGGGCTCTTATAAAGATTATGTCATTACTGGAGGCGGAGCCAATTTTCCTTATGAGTCAGTATTAAATGGAGGGGTGAAGCAGCATTATTCCGATATATACGTACTTAAAAAAGAAAAAGACAAACTAACGATGGTTCAACATACGAATCTTGATTATGAGATAGGATATGGTTCGTCCATAACAACTAATGAAGGAGTCTACTATATTGGGGGAAGTCCGGATCAAGAACGTGCGAATGATATTACGTTATTTACTATAGATAAAAATAAAAAATTAAAAGTGAAAAAAATAGGAGATTTACCCTTCACGATAAGCGATGGTATCGCGGTGGAGAAAAACGGAAAATTATACATTGGACTTGGCAAACAGAATGGAACAGGCAGTAATAAATTATATGAATATGATGTCAAAACATCTAAGACGAAAGAATTAGCACCCATGCCAGGTGAAAGTGTAAGAAATCAAAGTGTAGCCCAATTATTAAATGGAGATCTCTATGTATTTAGCGGTGGCGGGTCTGTTGCCTATACAGATGGATATAAATATAATATTAAAACGAATTCATGGTCAAAAGTTTCTTCTGTAACGGTAGGGGATAAACAACTTTCTTTATTAGGCGCCAATTCAGTGAAATTAAACAATGATGAAATGATGGTAATAGGAGGATTTAATAAAGAAGTATATGATGACGCAACGAAAAATTTAACTACTTTACAGGGGGAAGAATTACAAGCGTTTAGAGAGGTCTATTTTACAGCCGATCCGTATGAATTTAATTGGAATAAAGATATATTAATCTATAATGCAAAAAAGAATACATGGAGATCAGTAGGTAAGGTTCCCTTTGATGCACCTTGTGGTGAAGGGTTAGTTTTAATGGGGAACATGATCTATTCTATAAATGGTGAAATAAAACCGGGAGTAAGGACGAATGCCATTTATTCGGGAACCATAGCTTATAAGTAA
- a CDS encoding OsmC family protein — MAEHHFHLKAHWPGLRNDSGTIEAGNLKTNISIPAEMDGPGIGTNPDEMLLGAASTCYIITLAAMLERSKIEKEDLTMESVGVVDVTNGIFTYKKIIHRPTITLKASSSEKEIDLTRRLAEKAEKSCMISRAIMGNVELQLEVTIKKAVSI; from the coding sequence TTGGCTGAACACCATTTTCATTTAAAAGCTCATTGGCCTGGTCTGCGAAATGATTCAGGTACAATCGAGGCAGGAAACTTAAAAACCAACATCTCCATCCCAGCTGAGATGGATGGTCCCGGCATAGGGACAAACCCAGACGAAATGCTGCTAGGCGCCGCATCAACCTGCTACATTATCACCCTAGCAGCGATGCTAGAACGCAGCAAGATTGAGAAAGAAGATTTGACGATGGAATCTGTCGGTGTTGTCGATGTCACCAATGGCATATTTACCTATAAGAAAATTATTCATCGTCCGACCATCACCTTAAAGGCCTCTTCCTCTGAGAAGGAAATTGATCTCACCAGAAGACTAGCTGAGAAAGCAGAGAAATCCTGCATGATTAGCAGAGCAATTATGGGAAATGTGGAACTGCAACTCGAGGTGACCATCAAGAAAGCCGTCTCTATCTAA